One genomic window of Mercenaria mercenaria strain notata chromosome 2, MADL_Memer_1, whole genome shotgun sequence includes the following:
- the LOC123564409 gene encoding rho GTPase-activating protein 24-like isoform X1: protein MDKISTMASSIKNLKPKISEKTSDPQVTQQWAEVSMSSPAGGGRQTNKSGWLRKQGGMVKSWHRRWFVLNADYLFYFAKEDDVRPLGMIYLPGNKIIQHQANPEEPDKFLFELMPDAVTYFLASKLVDLSLFNVKLSRNPQRMAPNHETFLLSAASDAERQDWIKAIRKVMFSSIGGAIFGTPLEETMEFERTRSKRKVPLIIEACIEFLTAHGLEIEGLFRLPGRMLLVRDLKDRFDEGETVNLDIEEIDVHSVASLLKQFLRELPECLIPYKFYQQFMNIAMKFQGTKCDNNRMEQVNSLRAGMAELPQDNYNALKYLCNFLHKVADKTAVNKMSAQNLARVFGPNIIRHPQMEDNPEMFMLTTSDISEQLAYMMINYDEKIFTIEFDTGRKSAHVAVDDLLRLDSVSSDSGILQPETQNGGTGVQDLSNIRFEHPRDRRARSFKGDLVVHTELANHFTLDLTSPTEPTVTSPHSADHSPTTPHSAVFSNQPTLSFDADGKPIPPIRRKYTRKHKDVSAQKSNESNSSEGSSENSIDGAGENFPQSNAVTSSSSEPNTAMLELQQKLETLTADYNSLKMRYINLNASKSKADESVKKLSAENSKIQSRYDEHIKKLEAKHKSQIEDLCKKLDDEKTGRTDAVQKIVELQKTIHNYQMHYGDIKDKLPPLYQ from the exons TATGAGTTCACCTGCGGGTGGCGGACGCCAGACCAACAAGAGCGGATGGCTGCGGAAACAGGGTGGTATGGTGAAATCTTGGCATCGGCGCTGGTTTGTTCTGAATGCTGATTACCTGTTTTACTTTGCCAAGGAAGATGATGTCCGGCCCCTCGGCATGATCTACCTTCCGGGCAACAAGATTATACAGCACCAGGCTAACCCAGAGGAGCCCGATAAATTCTTGTTTGAACTGATGCCAG ATGCAGTGAcatattttcttgcatcaaaactGGTAGACTTATCATTATTTAATGTGAAACTAA gcAGAAATCCACAGAGAATGGCACCAAATCATGAAACGTTCTTGCTGTCAGCTGCTAGTGATGCTGAGAGACAGGACTGGATCAAGGCCATTAGAAAAGTCATGTTCTCCTCAATAGGTGGTG CAATATTTGGAACACCATTAGAGGAGACAATGGAATTTGAGAGGACAAGAAGTAAAAGGAAAGTGCCACTGATTATAGAAGCATGTATAGAGTTTCTTACTGCACACGGCCTAGAAATTGAGGGATTATTTAG ATTACCAGGACGGATGCTTCTTGTACGAGATCTGAAAGACAGATTTGATGAAGGTGAAACTGTTAACCttgatattgaagaaattgaTGTGCATTCTGTGGCATCATTGTTAAAACAGTTTTTGCGGGAACTCCCAGAATGCCTCATTCCGTATAAATTCTATCAACAATTTATGAACATAGCAATGAAATTCCAGGGGACAAAATGTGACAATAATAGAATGGAACAAGTGAACAGTCTCCGAGCAGGAATGGCTGAACTCCCGCAGGACAACTACAATGCACTGAAATACCTGTGCAATTTCTTGCATAAAGTTGCCGATAAAACAGCAGTGAACAAAATGAGTGCTCAAAATTTAGCCAGGGTTTTTGGACCAAACATAATACGACATCCGCAAATGGAAGACAATCCAGAAATGTTTATGTTGACTACATCAGATATATCTGAACAGTTGGCTTACATGATGATCAATTATGATGAAAAAATCTTCACTATTGAATTCGATACTGGAAGAAAATCTGCTCACGTTGCTGTTGATGATTTACTAAGACTTGATAGTGTATCATCTGATAGTGGTATTTTACAACCCGAGACACAGAATGGTGGGACGGGAGTGCAGGACCTTTCCAACATTAGGTTTGAGCATCCCAGAGATAGGCGAGCAAGGTCATTCAAAGGAGACTTGGTTGTTCATACGGAATTAGCGAATCATTTTACTTTAGACCTGACATCACCCACGGAGCCAACTGTTACTTCTCCACATTCTGCCGATCATTCACCAACTACCCCACATTCAGCAGTGTTTTCAAATCAGCCAACTCTTTCATTTGATGCTGATGGAAAACCTATTCCTCCAATTCGTAGAAAGTACACTAGAAAACATAAAGATGTTAGTGCTCAAAAAAGTAATGAATCTAATTCTTCAGAAGGTAGTTCAGAAAATTCCATAGATGGTGCAGGGGAGAATTTCCCTCAGTCAAATGCAGTGACTTCCTCTTCTAGTGAACCAAACACAGCCATGTTAGAACTTCAACAAAAGCTGGAGACATTGACCGCTGATTATAACTCATTAAAAATGCGATACATCAATCTTAATGCATCTAAATCGAAAGCTGATGAAAGTGTGAAGAAGCTGAGTGCAGAAAATAGCAAAATTCAGTCCCGTTATGACGAGcatattaaaaaacttgaagcaAAGCACAAATCGCAGATAGAAGATCTGTGTAAAAAATTAGATGATGAAAAAACAGGTAGGACGGACGCAGTGCAAAAAATCGTTGAGTTGCAGAAGACTATTCACAACTATCAGATGCATTATGGGGATATAAAAGACAAGTTACCTCCCTTGTATCAGTAG
- the LOC123564409 gene encoding rho GTPase-activating protein 24-like isoform X3, giving the protein MDKISTMASSIKNLKPKISEKTSDPQVTQQWAEVSMSSPAGGGRQTNKSGWLRKQGGMVKSWHRRWFVLNADYLFYFAKEDDVRPLGMIYLPGNKIIQHQANPEEPDKFLFELMPEKDQTIYKFSQGRNPQRMAPNHETFLLSAASDAERQDWIKAIRKVMFSSIGGAIFGTPLEETMEFERTRSKRKVPLIIEACIEFLTAHGLEIEGLFRLPGRMLLVRDLKDRFDEGETVNLDIEEIDVHSVASLLKQFLRELPECLIPYKFYQQFMNIAMKFQGTKCDNNRMEQVNSLRAGMAELPQDNYNALKYLCNFLHKVADKTAVNKMSAQNLARVFGPNIIRHPQMEDNPEMFMLTTSDISEQLAYMMINYDEKIFTIEFDTGRKSAHVAVDDLLRLDSVSSDSGILQPETQNGGTGVQDLSNIRFEHPRDRRARSFKGDLVVHTELANHFTLDLTSPTEPTVTSPHSADHSPTTPHSAVFSNQPTLSFDADGKPIPPIRRKYTRKHKDVSAQKSNESNSSEGSSENSIDGAGENFPQSNAVTSSSSEPNTAMLELQQKLETLTADYNSLKMRYINLNASKSKADESVKKLSAENSKIQSRYDEHIKKLEAKHKSQIEDLCKKLDDEKTGRTDAVQKIVELQKTIHNYQMHYGDIKDKLPPLYQ; this is encoded by the exons TATGAGTTCACCTGCGGGTGGCGGACGCCAGACCAACAAGAGCGGATGGCTGCGGAAACAGGGTGGTATGGTGAAATCTTGGCATCGGCGCTGGTTTGTTCTGAATGCTGATTACCTGTTTTACTTTGCCAAGGAAGATGATGTCCGGCCCCTCGGCATGATCTACCTTCCGGGCAACAAGATTATACAGCACCAGGCTAACCCAGAGGAGCCCGATAAATTCTTGTTTGAACTGATGCCAG AGAAAGATCAAACTATTTATAAGTTCAGTCAAG gcAGAAATCCACAGAGAATGGCACCAAATCATGAAACGTTCTTGCTGTCAGCTGCTAGTGATGCTGAGAGACAGGACTGGATCAAGGCCATTAGAAAAGTCATGTTCTCCTCAATAGGTGGTG CAATATTTGGAACACCATTAGAGGAGACAATGGAATTTGAGAGGACAAGAAGTAAAAGGAAAGTGCCACTGATTATAGAAGCATGTATAGAGTTTCTTACTGCACACGGCCTAGAAATTGAGGGATTATTTAG ATTACCAGGACGGATGCTTCTTGTACGAGATCTGAAAGACAGATTTGATGAAGGTGAAACTGTTAACCttgatattgaagaaattgaTGTGCATTCTGTGGCATCATTGTTAAAACAGTTTTTGCGGGAACTCCCAGAATGCCTCATTCCGTATAAATTCTATCAACAATTTATGAACATAGCAATGAAATTCCAGGGGACAAAATGTGACAATAATAGAATGGAACAAGTGAACAGTCTCCGAGCAGGAATGGCTGAACTCCCGCAGGACAACTACAATGCACTGAAATACCTGTGCAATTTCTTGCATAAAGTTGCCGATAAAACAGCAGTGAACAAAATGAGTGCTCAAAATTTAGCCAGGGTTTTTGGACCAAACATAATACGACATCCGCAAATGGAAGACAATCCAGAAATGTTTATGTTGACTACATCAGATATATCTGAACAGTTGGCTTACATGATGATCAATTATGATGAAAAAATCTTCACTATTGAATTCGATACTGGAAGAAAATCTGCTCACGTTGCTGTTGATGATTTACTAAGACTTGATAGTGTATCATCTGATAGTGGTATTTTACAACCCGAGACACAGAATGGTGGGACGGGAGTGCAGGACCTTTCCAACATTAGGTTTGAGCATCCCAGAGATAGGCGAGCAAGGTCATTCAAAGGAGACTTGGTTGTTCATACGGAATTAGCGAATCATTTTACTTTAGACCTGACATCACCCACGGAGCCAACTGTTACTTCTCCACATTCTGCCGATCATTCACCAACTACCCCACATTCAGCAGTGTTTTCAAATCAGCCAACTCTTTCATTTGATGCTGATGGAAAACCTATTCCTCCAATTCGTAGAAAGTACACTAGAAAACATAAAGATGTTAGTGCTCAAAAAAGTAATGAATCTAATTCTTCAGAAGGTAGTTCAGAAAATTCCATAGATGGTGCAGGGGAGAATTTCCCTCAGTCAAATGCAGTGACTTCCTCTTCTAGTGAACCAAACACAGCCATGTTAGAACTTCAACAAAAGCTGGAGACATTGACCGCTGATTATAACTCATTAAAAATGCGATACATCAATCTTAATGCATCTAAATCGAAAGCTGATGAAAGTGTGAAGAAGCTGAGTGCAGAAAATAGCAAAATTCAGTCCCGTTATGACGAGcatattaaaaaacttgaagcaAAGCACAAATCGCAGATAGAAGATCTGTGTAAAAAATTAGATGATGAAAAAACAGGTAGGACGGACGCAGTGCAAAAAATCGTTGAGTTGCAGAAGACTATTCACAACTATCAGATGCATTATGGGGATATAAAAGACAAGTTACCTCCCTTGTATCAGTAG
- the LOC123564409 gene encoding rho GTPase-activating protein 24-like isoform X5, producing MDKISTMASSIKNLKPKISEKTSDPQVTQQWAEVSMSSPAGGGRQTNKSGWLRKQGGMVKSWHRRWFVLNADYLFYFAKEDDVRPLGMIYLPGNKIIQHQANPEEPDKFLFELMPGRNPQRMAPNHETFLLSAASDAERQDWIKAIRKVMFSSIGGAIFGTPLEETMEFERTRSKRKVPLIIEACIEFLTAHGLEIEGLFRLPGRMLLVRDLKDRFDEGETVNLDIEEIDVHSVASLLKQFLRELPECLIPYKFYQQFMNIAMKFQGTKCDNNRMEQVNSLRAGMAELPQDNYNALKYLCNFLHKVADKTAVNKMSAQNLARVFGPNIIRHPQMEDNPEMFMLTTSDISEQLAYMMINYDEKIFTIEFDTGRKSAHVAVDDLLRLDSVSSDSGILQPETQNGGTGVQDLSNIRFEHPRDRRARSFKGDLVVHTELANHFTLDLTSPTEPTVTSPHSADHSPTTPHSAVFSNQPTLSFDADGKPIPPIRRKYTRKHKDVSAQKSNESNSSEGSSENSIDGAGENFPQSNAVTSSSSEPNTAMLELQQKLETLTADYNSLKMRYINLNASKSKADESVKKLSAENSKIQSRYDEHIKKLEAKHKSQIEDLCKKLDDEKTGRTDAVQKIVELQKTIHNYQMHYGDIKDKLPPLYQ from the exons TATGAGTTCACCTGCGGGTGGCGGACGCCAGACCAACAAGAGCGGATGGCTGCGGAAACAGGGTGGTATGGTGAAATCTTGGCATCGGCGCTGGTTTGTTCTGAATGCTGATTACCTGTTTTACTTTGCCAAGGAAGATGATGTCCGGCCCCTCGGCATGATCTACCTTCCGGGCAACAAGATTATACAGCACCAGGCTAACCCAGAGGAGCCCGATAAATTCTTGTTTGAACTGATGCCAG gcAGAAATCCACAGAGAATGGCACCAAATCATGAAACGTTCTTGCTGTCAGCTGCTAGTGATGCTGAGAGACAGGACTGGATCAAGGCCATTAGAAAAGTCATGTTCTCCTCAATAGGTGGTG CAATATTTGGAACACCATTAGAGGAGACAATGGAATTTGAGAGGACAAGAAGTAAAAGGAAAGTGCCACTGATTATAGAAGCATGTATAGAGTTTCTTACTGCACACGGCCTAGAAATTGAGGGATTATTTAG ATTACCAGGACGGATGCTTCTTGTACGAGATCTGAAAGACAGATTTGATGAAGGTGAAACTGTTAACCttgatattgaagaaattgaTGTGCATTCTGTGGCATCATTGTTAAAACAGTTTTTGCGGGAACTCCCAGAATGCCTCATTCCGTATAAATTCTATCAACAATTTATGAACATAGCAATGAAATTCCAGGGGACAAAATGTGACAATAATAGAATGGAACAAGTGAACAGTCTCCGAGCAGGAATGGCTGAACTCCCGCAGGACAACTACAATGCACTGAAATACCTGTGCAATTTCTTGCATAAAGTTGCCGATAAAACAGCAGTGAACAAAATGAGTGCTCAAAATTTAGCCAGGGTTTTTGGACCAAACATAATACGACATCCGCAAATGGAAGACAATCCAGAAATGTTTATGTTGACTACATCAGATATATCTGAACAGTTGGCTTACATGATGATCAATTATGATGAAAAAATCTTCACTATTGAATTCGATACTGGAAGAAAATCTGCTCACGTTGCTGTTGATGATTTACTAAGACTTGATAGTGTATCATCTGATAGTGGTATTTTACAACCCGAGACACAGAATGGTGGGACGGGAGTGCAGGACCTTTCCAACATTAGGTTTGAGCATCCCAGAGATAGGCGAGCAAGGTCATTCAAAGGAGACTTGGTTGTTCATACGGAATTAGCGAATCATTTTACTTTAGACCTGACATCACCCACGGAGCCAACTGTTACTTCTCCACATTCTGCCGATCATTCACCAACTACCCCACATTCAGCAGTGTTTTCAAATCAGCCAACTCTTTCATTTGATGCTGATGGAAAACCTATTCCTCCAATTCGTAGAAAGTACACTAGAAAACATAAAGATGTTAGTGCTCAAAAAAGTAATGAATCTAATTCTTCAGAAGGTAGTTCAGAAAATTCCATAGATGGTGCAGGGGAGAATTTCCCTCAGTCAAATGCAGTGACTTCCTCTTCTAGTGAACCAAACACAGCCATGTTAGAACTTCAACAAAAGCTGGAGACATTGACCGCTGATTATAACTCATTAAAAATGCGATACATCAATCTTAATGCATCTAAATCGAAAGCTGATGAAAGTGTGAAGAAGCTGAGTGCAGAAAATAGCAAAATTCAGTCCCGTTATGACGAGcatattaaaaaacttgaagcaAAGCACAAATCGCAGATAGAAGATCTGTGTAAAAAATTAGATGATGAAAAAACAGGTAGGACGGACGCAGTGCAAAAAATCGTTGAGTTGCAGAAGACTATTCACAACTATCAGATGCATTATGGGGATATAAAAGACAAGTTACCTCCCTTGTATCAGTAG
- the LOC123564409 gene encoding rho GTPase-activating protein 24-like isoform X4 — protein MKLVREFLLNTIMENKTKRSNRSMSSPAGGGRQTNKSGWLRKQGGMVKSWHRRWFVLNADYLFYFAKEDDVRPLGMIYLPGNKIIQHQANPEEPDKFLFELMPDAVTYFLASKLVDLSLFNVKLSRNPQRMAPNHETFLLSAASDAERQDWIKAIRKVMFSSIGGAIFGTPLEETMEFERTRSKRKVPLIIEACIEFLTAHGLEIEGLFRLPGRMLLVRDLKDRFDEGETVNLDIEEIDVHSVASLLKQFLRELPECLIPYKFYQQFMNIAMKFQGTKCDNNRMEQVNSLRAGMAELPQDNYNALKYLCNFLHKVADKTAVNKMSAQNLARVFGPNIIRHPQMEDNPEMFMLTTSDISEQLAYMMINYDEKIFTIEFDTGRKSAHVAVDDLLRLDSVSSDSGILQPETQNGGTGVQDLSNIRFEHPRDRRARSFKGDLVVHTELANHFTLDLTSPTEPTVTSPHSADHSPTTPHSAVFSNQPTLSFDADGKPIPPIRRKYTRKHKDVSAQKSNESNSSEGSSENSIDGAGENFPQSNAVTSSSSEPNTAMLELQQKLETLTADYNSLKMRYINLNASKSKADESVKKLSAENSKIQSRYDEHIKKLEAKHKSQIEDLCKKLDDEKTGRTDAVQKIVELQKTIHNYQMHYGDIKDKLPPLYQ, from the exons TATGAGTTCACCTGCGGGTGGCGGACGCCAGACCAACAAGAGCGGATGGCTGCGGAAACAGGGTGGTATGGTGAAATCTTGGCATCGGCGCTGGTTTGTTCTGAATGCTGATTACCTGTTTTACTTTGCCAAGGAAGATGATGTCCGGCCCCTCGGCATGATCTACCTTCCGGGCAACAAGATTATACAGCACCAGGCTAACCCAGAGGAGCCCGATAAATTCTTGTTTGAACTGATGCCAG ATGCAGTGAcatattttcttgcatcaaaactGGTAGACTTATCATTATTTAATGTGAAACTAA gcAGAAATCCACAGAGAATGGCACCAAATCATGAAACGTTCTTGCTGTCAGCTGCTAGTGATGCTGAGAGACAGGACTGGATCAAGGCCATTAGAAAAGTCATGTTCTCCTCAATAGGTGGTG CAATATTTGGAACACCATTAGAGGAGACAATGGAATTTGAGAGGACAAGAAGTAAAAGGAAAGTGCCACTGATTATAGAAGCATGTATAGAGTTTCTTACTGCACACGGCCTAGAAATTGAGGGATTATTTAG ATTACCAGGACGGATGCTTCTTGTACGAGATCTGAAAGACAGATTTGATGAAGGTGAAACTGTTAACCttgatattgaagaaattgaTGTGCATTCTGTGGCATCATTGTTAAAACAGTTTTTGCGGGAACTCCCAGAATGCCTCATTCCGTATAAATTCTATCAACAATTTATGAACATAGCAATGAAATTCCAGGGGACAAAATGTGACAATAATAGAATGGAACAAGTGAACAGTCTCCGAGCAGGAATGGCTGAACTCCCGCAGGACAACTACAATGCACTGAAATACCTGTGCAATTTCTTGCATAAAGTTGCCGATAAAACAGCAGTGAACAAAATGAGTGCTCAAAATTTAGCCAGGGTTTTTGGACCAAACATAATACGACATCCGCAAATGGAAGACAATCCAGAAATGTTTATGTTGACTACATCAGATATATCTGAACAGTTGGCTTACATGATGATCAATTATGATGAAAAAATCTTCACTATTGAATTCGATACTGGAAGAAAATCTGCTCACGTTGCTGTTGATGATTTACTAAGACTTGATAGTGTATCATCTGATAGTGGTATTTTACAACCCGAGACACAGAATGGTGGGACGGGAGTGCAGGACCTTTCCAACATTAGGTTTGAGCATCCCAGAGATAGGCGAGCAAGGTCATTCAAAGGAGACTTGGTTGTTCATACGGAATTAGCGAATCATTTTACTTTAGACCTGACATCACCCACGGAGCCAACTGTTACTTCTCCACATTCTGCCGATCATTCACCAACTACCCCACATTCAGCAGTGTTTTCAAATCAGCCAACTCTTTCATTTGATGCTGATGGAAAACCTATTCCTCCAATTCGTAGAAAGTACACTAGAAAACATAAAGATGTTAGTGCTCAAAAAAGTAATGAATCTAATTCTTCAGAAGGTAGTTCAGAAAATTCCATAGATGGTGCAGGGGAGAATTTCCCTCAGTCAAATGCAGTGACTTCCTCTTCTAGTGAACCAAACACAGCCATGTTAGAACTTCAACAAAAGCTGGAGACATTGACCGCTGATTATAACTCATTAAAAATGCGATACATCAATCTTAATGCATCTAAATCGAAAGCTGATGAAAGTGTGAAGAAGCTGAGTGCAGAAAATAGCAAAATTCAGTCCCGTTATGACGAGcatattaaaaaacttgaagcaAAGCACAAATCGCAGATAGAAGATCTGTGTAAAAAATTAGATGATGAAAAAACAGGTAGGACGGACGCAGTGCAAAAAATCGTTGAGTTGCAGAAGACTATTCACAACTATCAGATGCATTATGGGGATATAAAAGACAAGTTACCTCCCTTGTATCAGTAG
- the LOC123564409 gene encoding rho GTPase-activating protein 24-like isoform X2, translating to MDKISTMASSIKNLKPKISEKTSDPQVTQQWAEVSMSSPAGGGRQTNKSGWLRKQGGMVKSWHRRWFVLNADYLFYFAKEDDVRPLGMIYLPGNKIIQHQANPEEPDKFLFELMPEIYAMNRSKSLSYKSRNPQRMAPNHETFLLSAASDAERQDWIKAIRKVMFSSIGGAIFGTPLEETMEFERTRSKRKVPLIIEACIEFLTAHGLEIEGLFRLPGRMLLVRDLKDRFDEGETVNLDIEEIDVHSVASLLKQFLRELPECLIPYKFYQQFMNIAMKFQGTKCDNNRMEQVNSLRAGMAELPQDNYNALKYLCNFLHKVADKTAVNKMSAQNLARVFGPNIIRHPQMEDNPEMFMLTTSDISEQLAYMMINYDEKIFTIEFDTGRKSAHVAVDDLLRLDSVSSDSGILQPETQNGGTGVQDLSNIRFEHPRDRRARSFKGDLVVHTELANHFTLDLTSPTEPTVTSPHSADHSPTTPHSAVFSNQPTLSFDADGKPIPPIRRKYTRKHKDVSAQKSNESNSSEGSSENSIDGAGENFPQSNAVTSSSSEPNTAMLELQQKLETLTADYNSLKMRYINLNASKSKADESVKKLSAENSKIQSRYDEHIKKLEAKHKSQIEDLCKKLDDEKTGRTDAVQKIVELQKTIHNYQMHYGDIKDKLPPLYQ from the exons TATGAGTTCACCTGCGGGTGGCGGACGCCAGACCAACAAGAGCGGATGGCTGCGGAAACAGGGTGGTATGGTGAAATCTTGGCATCGGCGCTGGTTTGTTCTGAATGCTGATTACCTGTTTTACTTTGCCAAGGAAGATGATGTCCGGCCCCTCGGCATGATCTACCTTCCGGGCAACAAGATTATACAGCACCAGGCTAACCCAGAGGAGCCCGATAAATTCTTGTTTGAACTGATGCCAG aaatctATGCCATGAACCGCAGCAAATCACTCAGCTATAAAA gcAGAAATCCACAGAGAATGGCACCAAATCATGAAACGTTCTTGCTGTCAGCTGCTAGTGATGCTGAGAGACAGGACTGGATCAAGGCCATTAGAAAAGTCATGTTCTCCTCAATAGGTGGTG CAATATTTGGAACACCATTAGAGGAGACAATGGAATTTGAGAGGACAAGAAGTAAAAGGAAAGTGCCACTGATTATAGAAGCATGTATAGAGTTTCTTACTGCACACGGCCTAGAAATTGAGGGATTATTTAG ATTACCAGGACGGATGCTTCTTGTACGAGATCTGAAAGACAGATTTGATGAAGGTGAAACTGTTAACCttgatattgaagaaattgaTGTGCATTCTGTGGCATCATTGTTAAAACAGTTTTTGCGGGAACTCCCAGAATGCCTCATTCCGTATAAATTCTATCAACAATTTATGAACATAGCAATGAAATTCCAGGGGACAAAATGTGACAATAATAGAATGGAACAAGTGAACAGTCTCCGAGCAGGAATGGCTGAACTCCCGCAGGACAACTACAATGCACTGAAATACCTGTGCAATTTCTTGCATAAAGTTGCCGATAAAACAGCAGTGAACAAAATGAGTGCTCAAAATTTAGCCAGGGTTTTTGGACCAAACATAATACGACATCCGCAAATGGAAGACAATCCAGAAATGTTTATGTTGACTACATCAGATATATCTGAACAGTTGGCTTACATGATGATCAATTATGATGAAAAAATCTTCACTATTGAATTCGATACTGGAAGAAAATCTGCTCACGTTGCTGTTGATGATTTACTAAGACTTGATAGTGTATCATCTGATAGTGGTATTTTACAACCCGAGACACAGAATGGTGGGACGGGAGTGCAGGACCTTTCCAACATTAGGTTTGAGCATCCCAGAGATAGGCGAGCAAGGTCATTCAAAGGAGACTTGGTTGTTCATACGGAATTAGCGAATCATTTTACTTTAGACCTGACATCACCCACGGAGCCAACTGTTACTTCTCCACATTCTGCCGATCATTCACCAACTACCCCACATTCAGCAGTGTTTTCAAATCAGCCAACTCTTTCATTTGATGCTGATGGAAAACCTATTCCTCCAATTCGTAGAAAGTACACTAGAAAACATAAAGATGTTAGTGCTCAAAAAAGTAATGAATCTAATTCTTCAGAAGGTAGTTCAGAAAATTCCATAGATGGTGCAGGGGAGAATTTCCCTCAGTCAAATGCAGTGACTTCCTCTTCTAGTGAACCAAACACAGCCATGTTAGAACTTCAACAAAAGCTGGAGACATTGACCGCTGATTATAACTCATTAAAAATGCGATACATCAATCTTAATGCATCTAAATCGAAAGCTGATGAAAGTGTGAAGAAGCTGAGTGCAGAAAATAGCAAAATTCAGTCCCGTTATGACGAGcatattaaaaaacttgaagcaAAGCACAAATCGCAGATAGAAGATCTGTGTAAAAAATTAGATGATGAAAAAACAGGTAGGACGGACGCAGTGCAAAAAATCGTTGAGTTGCAGAAGACTATTCACAACTATCAGATGCATTATGGGGATATAAAAGACAAGTTACCTCCCTTGTATCAGTAG